Proteins from a genomic interval of Trichoderma breve strain T069 chromosome 2, whole genome shotgun sequence:
- a CDS encoding homogentisate 1,2-dioxygenase domain-containing protein, which yields MPVTEFATKELYRYQNGFNNHLESEAIQGALPIGQNSPQKPPHGLYAEKLSGTAFTAPRHENKQTWLYRILPSCAHPPYQPSPESRAAQEGADTSKLRYIPNQLRWDPFDHNEARDLDFVSGMRLVAGAGDPTLKQGIGMLVYAAGKSMDEKSAFYSADGDLLIVPQEGDLNIRTEFGWLLVRPMEICVIPRGVKYQVQLSSGPARGYALELYQGHFNLPELGPIGSNGLANARDFQAPVAHFSEDFGATASEGSNSFDITVKLNNTLFHTRQAHTPFDVVGWQGNYYPYKYDLGRFNTIGTISYDHPDPSIFTVLSAPSGVPGTAVADFVIFPPRWLVGEDTFRPPWYHRNTMSEFMGLICGGYDAKRGGAGGFVPGGASLHNVMSGHGPDADSHEGARNAALAPVKVGGGSCAFMFESCLMVGVTEWGLRTCKKVQEGYSEESWGGVKTHWAKPAGKEVRSHLAE from the exons ATGCCCGTCACAGAGTTTGCCACGAAGGAGCTGTACAGATACCAGAATGGCTTCAACAACCACCTAGA ATCCGAAGCTATCCAGGGCGCCCTCCCCATCGGCCAAAACTCCCCTCAAAAGCCCCCCCATGGCCTCTACGCCGAGAAGCTCTCCGGAACTGCCTTCACAGCCCCCCGCCACGAGAACAAGCAGACCTGGCTGTACCGCATCCTCCCTTCGTGCGCCCATCCGCCCTACCAGCCCTCTCCCGAGTCTCGCGCCGCCCAGGAAGGCGCCGACACCTCCAAGCTGCGCTACATCCCCAACCAGCTGCGGTGGGATCCTTTCGACCACAATGAGGCGCGCGACCTCGACTTCGTCTCCGGCATGAGGCTGGTCGCTGGCGCCGGCGATCCCACGCTCAAGCAGGGCATCGGCATGCTGGTCTACGCCGCCGGCAAGAGCATGGACGAGAAGTCGGCCTTTTACTCAGCAGACGGCGACCTCTTGATCGTGCCGCAGGAGGGCGACCTCAACATCCGCACCGAGtttggctggctgctggtgcgCCCCATGGAGATCTGCGTCATCCCTCGCGGCGTCAAATACCAGGTCCAGCTTTCATCAGGCCCAGCCAGGGGCTACGCTCTCGAGCTGTACCAAGGCCACTTCAACCTCCCCGAGCTGGGCCCCATCGGTTCCAACGGCCTCGCCAACGCCCGCGACTTCCAAGCACCCGTGGCCCATTTCAGCGAGGACTTTGGCGCCACGGCCTCCGAGGGCAGCAACTCGTTCGACATCACcgtcaagctcaacaacacGCTCTTCCACACGCGCCAGGCCCACACGCCCTTCGACGTCGTCGGCTGGCAGGGCAACTACTACCCCTACAAGTACGACCTGGGCCGCTTCAACACCATCGGCACCATCTCGTACGACCACCCGGACCCGTCCATCTTCACCGTCCTGTCGGCCCCGTCCGGCGTGCCCGGCACCGCCGTCGCCGActtcgtcatcttcccaCCGCGCTGGCTGGTCGGCGAGGACACTTTCCGCCCGCCCTGGTACCACCGCAACACCATGAGCGAGTTCATGGGCCTCATCTGCGGCGGCTACGACGCCAAGAGGggcggcgccggcggctTCGTTCCCGGAGGCGCCAGTCTGCACAACGTCATGAGCGGCCACGGCCCAGACGCCGACAGCCATGAGGGTGCCCGCAATGCGGCGCTCGCCCCCGTCAAGGTCGGTGGTGGCAGCTGTGCCTTCATGTTCGAGAGCTGCCTCATGGTCGGTGTCACCGAATGGGGACTGCGCACCTGCAAGAAGGTTCAGGAGGGCTACAGCGAGGAGAGCTGGGGAGGTGTCAAGACGCACTGGGCGAAGCCCGCCGGTAAGGAGGTGAGAAGCCACCTCGCCGAGTAA